ACAGGTGAGACATCATTTTTATTCTTAGCATTAATAACTAAAACAAACATTAGGACTACGGGCATTAAGAAACTCACACGAACGAGCTTAACCAAGGTCGCCAGGTCTCCCGTTTGTTCGGATATTGAATAGCCTGCCCCTACGACTTGAGCGACATCATGAATAGTCCCACCAAGAAAAATACTGCTTTCATGCGCTGATAAACCTAGCGCATTAGTCAATATTGGGTAGACGACCATCGCAATAGTGCTTAAAGAGGTTATGCCTATAATTGTGAGTAAAGTGTCTCGCTCTTTATTTTTATCGTTAGGGAGTACGGCTGAGATAGCCATCGCCGCTGATGCGCCACAAATGGCGACAGAGCCTCCTGTTAATGCGCCGAATCGTTTGCTCAGCCCCAGCGCTTTACTCAAAGTAACGCCAATAATAATGGTCGATAGTACAGCACTAATGAGAATTATAATGGTACTTAAGCCCAATGACATTAAGTCATCAAACGCAATACGTAATCCTAAAAGTGCAACACCAATACGTAAAATGGAGGAGGCAGTGAACTCTATTCCTGCCTTACATGTATTGTTTTCATATAAGAATGACAAGGCGATACCGAGCAACAAGGCAAACAGCATTGCAGGAGCACCGTAATGCTGGGAGAGAAAAAGTGCAGACAGGCCAGTAATACTAGCGACTAACATACCGGGAAATAGTGTTTTAATGTGAGAAATGTCTAATCGTGCCATTTTTTAAATATATCATTGTATTACTTACGGTTATTATAGGTTAGCTGGCCTGATATTAATCATCTTTTCGATTAAAATTTGTTGAGAAAAAGTTCTCTATTTTTAGGGCTATCAATAATGTACTCTTTAATATTAGAAAATATTACCTTTTATTAATTTACTGTTATTGAAAATAACATCAATATGATGAAGCAGCATCAGCGCAGAGCACATACCCGTATGCCATATTGTATGCAGTTTTTATACGGGTATGGTGATCTCAACACGTTAATAACCGAGGAGTAAGCATGAGCAAATTTAAACGATTAGTTGTGAGTACACTTTTATTGTTAACGATAAGCTTTGGCGCGTCATCAGCCATGGTACAACAGTGTATGACTGAAGTTTGTATTGGCTATTTTAAAAAAATAGAAACAGGCGCGCATAGAGGCCATGCCGATGCCATGGCAACCCTTGGTCAGTTTTATTATTACGGTTATGGCACCGAGGTTGACAAAGACAGGGCCTTTGTTTATTTCAAAAAATCCGCAAGACTGGGCAATATTGCCGCGCAATATAAAACCGGACTTATTTATTTAAGCCACGATGAATATAGAGACCTCAACAAAGGCGCTCGTTATTTAGAAAAAGCTGCAAACCGCGATTTCTTAAACTCGACTTTTTTGTTAGGTATTGTCTATATGAACAAATCGTTTGGATTATACAATAAAGATAAAGCTGATCATTACCTCACGAAAGCGTTTAAGAGAAAGCATCCTGATATGCCACTCGTTGTTGACGTGCTGGCAGAAAGTGAAGTCATCAGTTCGAGCAACTATCCGAAGTTATTTAAAGCCATGCAACATCAGCCACTGATTAAAGTTGAAGGTCAGAAAAGCAAATGGCCAGTGGATGAAACAGAAGTGATTACGATTACGTCACCTTCTGTGGAGACCATTTTAGATCAGCAAATTATGGCGTACAGAAGACCCAAAACATCGTTAGGTTCAAGGTTGCCCAGCGCATCTTGTCGAGAGAGTGTAGGTTGTTACACTACGTGGGGAGTTGAAGGACTGGATGACTTTACCTTCCTCAGTGTTCATTAACTCCGAGTTTTAAAGCAGGTCTAACGATGTGCTTTAAGTTTTACTATCTTATTAGCGATTGGTACATGCTCATAGCTTAAGCAGGTATACGGTTGCCAAAGTTGTGCGCTGTCACAACGTGTTGTGTCAAATTGCTCAACTTCTCGGGTTATCAGATTAGTTTGAATAAAGCTCTCGTCATCGATTATGGTCAATAAATTATCCTTTACATCCCATGTTTCTAAAGTTAGCTGAATTTGAGGTATGTCGATGTATTTATGCTCATCGCCTATCTGATTGAATTGCCACAATCCCGCTTGAAAATATTTAGAATAATAATAGGTGTTGTTGTCAACAACGAGTTGGTAGCCATTTTTAACAAACAAAGACAGCTCATCATTATTGATGTCGTATTTAAAAATATTCGCGCCACGATGATGTAGACGAGTGAAATATAGCTGATTGTTATGCAGTATTGGCGATTGAGCATCGGGGATTGCTTTTGATTCGATAAAATCATTATTGGCATTTCTATGGTAAAGACTCACACCATATTGTGACTCGATAACTAGTGCATCATTTTGCCGATCATAGTCTATATTTTTAATTGTTAATGAACGCTCAAATGTGGTCAATTGCTTGACTTGATTACCATCAAAACTGGCGAGCCAAACCTGATTGATACCGGACTGATCGGATACATAAATAAAGCTATTTCCATCTACTTTCTGGGTTAAGGTGACGCTGTCGTTTGATAGTGGCGCTAGGCTGATAACGTTATTCGATTTTAAATCAGTAAGGCTAATGTGGCTTGCGGTGTATATTCCCTCAAACAAATAAAAATCTTCACCATGTGTAACAGGGTGGTACGCTTTTGAGGTAAATGCGATATTACTATTTTTGCTTGTTCCAAGTTTGAACGCTTCGGTAACCAAATGACCAAACTCATTGATGTATGAAATGTATTTATCAGAAAGAGCAATGGAGTGTAACGGTGTGTTAAGCACTTTTTGCCAAAGTGCTTTGTCAAAGTCTGTGCTTGAATAGATAGAGATTGTAGTATCAAACCAGTCTTTTGTTTCGAGTGTCGCAATGTAATTTCTATCAACACTGGAAATTATTTTATAAACACCATTTCCTAAACCACTACTTTGCTTGACCATGGTTTTCTTAGCGCTATCTAACGCAAGTTGATAGATAGAAAACGGAAAATCAATTACAGAGGAATCGCTGATCAACACGGTATTTTCATCTAGCACTGCAATGGTGTTCGCGCTGATGTTTGGCTCGCAATCGGCAATGTGTTTAGGTAGTGAAAATCCATCATTTCTGCTAAATGTGATGGTTTGGTAGCTACAAGTATCATATCGCCATTGCTGAAAAATTAGCGTGTTTTCATTTAGCCAGACCGGCGCAAAAACACTTTTGCTATCGACAATATGATCAAATGTTGTTCCGCTGGCTAAGTCTTTAATCCGTAAAAACCAATCTTCTTGGGCTAGCTTGCGGGCGGAGTAGGCGAGTAATGTACCCTCAGTATTAATACTCAAGTCTTGTTTTTGTGTTTGACGGTCTGCAATGATTTGCCTGACATAATTGGGCGAATCTATAATCTTCGACGTATTTGGCACAAGTGAAAGAAAATATATGACAAGAGAGACAACCAGAGCGCCCAAAGCAAGCCATAAATATTGCTTTGAAAAATGGGAAAAGGCAGGCTTTTTTTGCTCTATTAAAGAGTTATCACCAATATAACGGTAGCCCTCTCGTTGCACCGTTTTAATGAAAATTGGTGACTTGGTTGAATCTTCCAGTTTTTTTCTTAAAGAAGAGATTATTCTTGCTAATGAGTGCTCCATAACTACGGTGGTTGGCCAAAGTGCCAATAAGGCGTCTTTAGAAACGGTCGTGTCTTTATGCTGGATTAGGTACTCTAAAACCAGCAACTCTAAATTATCTAGGGGCTGCTCCTTTTGGACATCCTGATCGATTTTAATCAGCATTGATTTTGTGCTGTTTAAGTAGGTGCTTGTTGACAGTGCGATCAATTCAGACATTAACGCAAAAAATCCTTATTGGCTTGGATTTACGCTAACGTGATACTTGTTAGATTACAATAGTTTGAACAGGCAAAATTGTGTTTATTCATGTATTAAACTAATAAATTTAATACATGATAAGTTGTGTTTAGCACACTTCATGCAGCATTTTTTCGGCGTCGGCGTTTTTTGTAAGTTGAATTAATATTGCTTTTAAGACCTTTGAGTGAAGTAGGCAGTTGGGCACTTGCATTTGAGACTAGTTCTACTAATGTTGCCGATAGTGGCTGCATAAAATTTTGGTAGTTTGCCTTTTTTTCACCAATGTCATTCAAAGTCGCTTCCCACTGTGCAGTCATGTCAGGTGTTGTGCACTGCACTGGTAAGGCGTCGATTAATCCGATACCTACGTCCGTCGCATGAATTTGCTTACCTTGGCGTTTTAAAAAACCGCGTTTAAACAATAATTCAATAATGCCCGCGCGAGTGGCTTCTGTGCCTAACCCGTCAGTGTCTTTTAAAATTGATTTTAGCGCTTTGTCAGTGACAAACCTATTTATGCCTGTCATCGCGCCAAGTAGCGTAGCATCGGTAAAGGCTTTAGGAGGCTGGGTTTCTTTTTCTAACAAATGCCCTTTAACGCATTGCACTACTTCGCCTTTGTTAATTTGTGGCAATGACTGATTTACTTCATCGTCGGCTTTTTTATTCGTTGTGTTAAACAAAGATTTCCAGCCAAGTTGCTCTGGGACATTTGCCGATGCGCAGAATCGACCGCCGGCGATATCAAGCGAAATTCTTGTATGGTTGTACAAGTAGGCGGGATAAAACTGTGCGATGTACTGTCTGGCGATTAACCCATAGATGTTCTTTTCAAAATTATTGAGGTTAGTGTTACTTGGTGATTTCTCAGTGGGTACGATAGCGTGATGCGCGCTGACTTTTCCATTATTAAATGTTTTTGATTTGATCGACGGATCCGCATGCTTAGCGCCCTCAGCATACGCTATCCCCGATTGAGCAATGATTGATAAAATACTTTTTGCCTGTTGGTGATGCTCTAAGGGTAAGTAGCGACAATCTGAGCGGGGGTAGGTGATCAATTTGTGTTTTTCATAGAGTGACTGACAAACATCTAACACTAGCTTAGCATTCATTGAAAAAATCTTAGCAGCATCAATTTGTAATGAGGAAAGATTGTAAGTTAGGGGGGCATTTTGTTTTTTTTGCTCTTTTTTGACCTCAATTACTGTTGCTGTTTGGTGTTCAATACGTTGAATGACATTTAATGCCAGCGATCGCACCAGCACTCGACCCTCTTCGTCCATGTATGGTTGACACGCCTCACTCGGCTGCCATTTCGCCATAAAGGTTTCATTGTTAACAGTTGATACTTCTGCATTGACCTCATAGAAAGGCTTTGACGTGAATGCGGAAATTTCTTTGCCTCGATTAACCACCAAACCTAGAACGGGAGTTTGTACTCGGCCAACTGACAGCACACCCTGATAACCGACTTTACCGCCTTGAATGGTGTATGCGCGAGTCAAATTAATACCATATAGCCAATCGGCGCGGCTTCTTGCTAAAGCAGAAACAGATAGCGGCATAAAATCACTATTGGGTTTTAATTGTGTAAGTGAGCGCTTTACCGCCGCTAAATTTAAGTCGCTGATCAGCAGCCGTTGCATGCTTTGGCGTTTTTGCTGACTGACATTTAAGTAATCAATCACTTCATCGACCAGTAGCTGCCCCTCTCTGTCAGGATCACCAGCGTGAATAATGTGGTGACATTGTTTTACCAGTTTTCTGACCACGGTTAACTGACTTTTTGTTTTGAATTTCGGTTTTAATTGCCATTGTTCAGGAATGATAGGCAGGTGCTCTAGCTGCCATTTTTTATATTTTTCATCATAATGATCAGGTTCAACTTGTTCTAAAATATGGCCAATACACCACGTCACAACATCTCCGTTACCTGTCTGTATAAACCCTTGCTGTTTCTTATGGGGTTTAGGTAAGGCATCAGCAATGGCGCGTCCCAGGCTTGGTTTTTCGGCAATATACAAATTCATGTTCTTAGGTCATTTAAAAAGATTATCTCTACTATAAATTGATACTGTTTATTTATCCAGTTAAAGTGAGAGGGTTAATGCTATGAGTAAATAAATTTTTTGAAAAGTGTAATAAAAAGGTAAACGCTGCGACTGTTGTTATGACGCAAATAAAACAATAAAGATTAAGGATGATGACATGCGCAGACCCGTCAAAAAACGAATTCACTTTTTTGTCGTTGCTATAGCTATTTTTGTCAGTGGCTTTCAGTTCTTACCTGAGACAATAAACCTACAGGGTAATTTACTCACGTTAATGCCTTTGTTCTTAGCTGTTTTCGGATATTTTATCGTTGTGCCACTGTTGTATTGGTTTTGGGTAATTAAGGCGGGTCAACAAAAGCCTTGGAAAATGATATTGGCACTGTCGCTAAGTTGTGCATGTGCCCGATACAGCTTTCCAACCGACATTGCTCATCACTTTGAGTTTGTTGTTTACATCAAGTACCCAATCATTGCGGTAGTGCTTATTTTTGAGTTTTATTTGATGTGGACTATCGCAAAAGGACTTTGGAACGCGAGAAAGCTGTCGGGAGACCCCCGAGTTCATACCCTAGAAAAATATAAAGACAATGAAAAAAAATTAGCAGTAGCGCTTCCAATGGCGTGGGAGCCTGCGAGTTGGTATTACATGATCCCAAGGTTTTCTAAAAATCATATCAAAGCCATATGCCAACTAAACGTTAACGCTTGTTCATCTATGCATTGGGGTTTGTCGATATTCGCCTGCTTAGTTCTGGGCGTACTGAGTTATTATTTATTGATGGGTTGGAGTGAAATTGCAGCAGTGATTGTGGCAACCTTGATTTGCTATGGTGTGATTTTTCTCACCGCCAATCATCGAGTGGCTAAGTATTACTCTATTTATTTAAATCATGATAATAAACTCGTTATTAACAAAGCATTTTGGAGCATGATTGTTATTAATCTTGATGATATTGAAAAAGCATCCGCAGGCGAATTTAATAGAGATGAACAGTCAGAACAGCTAATCCTTGGCCGTGGTCAATGCGCAAATATTAGCCTGACCTTTAAAACACCTCAAACTTACTTAGCCATGTTAGGGCAGTTCCCGGAACAGGTGGAAAGACTTTGGCTTGATGTAGACGCACCTGAAACGTTAATAAAAGAGATTAACAAAGCTAGAACGAGTTACTCAAATCTGTCTGTACGGGAAAACACAATGATCGACAACAATACTGTTGTTGCAGGAACCCCATGTCCTGAATAAAATTCAAAAAACAATCGATAAAATACGTGTTATTAGCTGACGTAGTAAGCACTTTATTGTTTATTGTAAAGCTTTAGAAATGCATTCTGACTGTACTTTACTTTATTATGTAATCGGTGTTTTTCAAGAACGTGATAAAACTTTCTAGTTCGAGTGGTTTTGAGATGTGATAACCTTGAGCATATTCACAATGTAATGCTTGCATATGCTCTAAATGGGCTTGTGTTTCGACACCTTCTGCAACAAGCCTAAGGTCCAAACTGCGTCCAATCATTACTATAGCTTCAACTAGACTGGCGTCTGCATCATCTTCTAGCATTTTCCAGATAAAACTACGGTCAATTTTTAGGACATCAATAGGAAATTGTTTTAAATAACTCAGTGAAGAGTAGCCTGTGCCAAAGTCGTCCATGTAAATATCAACATTAAGATCTCTTATCGCTTGTAAGGTGTTTTTCACGTGTTGACTGTCTTCTAACAGCATACTTTCGGTAATCTCAATCTTCAATGAGTGTGGGTCGAGGTCGAACTTGGCTATGGTGTCAGCAATCACGTCTTCAATCGGTTTTTTATTTGAAGATATGCATTGTCGACCAGATACATTAACCGCTACGTGAATTGAAAAGTCCAAATCGTGGAGTAAACAAATAGCTAAAGCGGCTTGCTCTAAAACTTGTTCACCAATTTCTACAATAAGGCCAGACTCTTCTGCTCTTGGAATAAATACGTCGGGAAAGATCATGCCCTTTGTTGGATGATTCCATCTTATAAGCGCCTCTGCTCCAATGATGCAGTTGTCTTTTAATGACAATACCGGTTGATAATGTAAGGTGAATTCTCTGTTTTTTACTGCCCGACGAAGTTCGAGCTCTAACTGCATTTGCTCAGTAACAGCGATATTCATTTCTGGCATATAGAAACAAAAGGTATTTTTACCTTCATCTTTTGCTTGATACATCGCGGTGTCTGCATGCTTAACCAATTCTTCAACGCTATGAGCATCGTCTGGGTATATAGTGATGCCAATACTGGCGGACACAATGGCTTCTTGCCCATTAGAAAGCTTGATTGGTTTAGCGGCTTCTTTCAGTATTTTTAACGCAATGGACTTAATTTCAGCGACACCATTAATATTCGATGACAATACAACGAATTCGTCACCACCGAATCGTGAGACAGTATCACTTTTTCTCAAACATTCGGTTAGCCTGTTAGCAATGGTAATGATGAGCTCGTCGCCATAACTGTGACCGTATGTATCATTTACAAACTTAAAACGGTCAAGGTCGATAAACATCACTGTCAGTTTTTTTTCCGATCGTGGTTGCATTTCAATTTCGTGTCGCAAGCGATCTAAAAATAGATTTCTGTTCGGTAAGTCTGTCAATGCATCGTGATTTGCTTGATACCAGATATCTTGTTCATACTGTTTATACTGTGTGATGTCAGAAAACATACTGATGTGTTGAACGATGTTGCCATTGATGTCTTTGACTACACTAAGCGCGATGAATTCAGGGTATACTTCACCGTTTTTGCGTTTATTCCATATTTCACTTTGCCATCTGCCATCTTCTAATAGGCTATTCCACATTTGCTGATAAAATTCAGGTCCATGGCGACCAGATTGTAATATTTTAGGGTTTTTCCCTTTCACTTCTTCAAGGGTATAGCCGGTGATTTTGGTAAACGCTGGATTAACAAGTTGGATATTATTTTGCGCATCAGAAATTAAAATTGCTTCTGAAGCATGCTCAAATACTGCTGCCGAAATACGTGTTTGGCGTTCAGAGTGTTCACGTTCATCAAGTAATTCATTATAGGAAATTGCAATTTGAGTTAGTTCATCGTCGCCTGAGACTGTCAGTTTTTGGTCAAAATTTCCTGTTTGCTTCATCTGCAGGATCTTCGTTGAAATTTTCTCAATTTCGCCAGCTACACGTTTGAATATCAAATAGGATAATAATAATGATAAGACCAAAGTAAATAGCATTAACAGCAAGTTACGAGCAACGGATTGCGTTGATTTTTGCTGATTGATTTGCACGTTTAACAATAAGTTTTCTTGCACCTTGGCTGCAATATCTTGAAAAGCTTTTATTCTCGAGGTGGTAATGTCCCACCAAAATTCATTTTCAATGGTAATGTTTAGCTCATGCAGCTGCAGTAAAGCCGCTTGTAATTCTTCTACTTGAATAACCTTGTCGATATTAACTTGTGCAAGAGCCGAGTCACTTTGAATCAACTCTAAACTGTATTCCAGCTTTGTTAACTGCTGTTCAATTGTATTCAATGCATGTGTGTCAGTAGCATTGGTGACATAGTGAATCGCTATTTGTTCTAGGTGAAGGTGAGCCTTGCTCAATTTTCTGATTATTTTTTTAAGTAAAGTCGTCGATTTATATTCGGCGTATTCATTGAAATCATCAGACAGACTGTCGATGCTTAACAGCAGCATTAAATCTAACATCAATGGATTTCTATCGATTTTTTGCTGTAGTTTTTTTCTTATGTTAACTATTTCTTTATATTCGTCTGTCAGTAATTGTGCACGAATGTTGCCACTGACATGCTCGTTTTGTGCCGATAACAAACGGTCAATGATTTTATCTTGCTCGTTTGAGTAACTTAAAATGTGTTGAAGTTGGACATTGTTATACGCACTAGTGCTTAACAAGCCATTGATTGCCCCTCTTTCACGACCTGAGTGTTCTTGCAGCCACAATAAATTAGTGAATTGATTGATCAGCCTGAGTTGATCGATTGAATTAGTGGCAAATTGAATTTTCTCAACGCTGTCGATCAGCGTAGTGATGAACTGTGAATAGTATTCGAAAGAATTTGGCGCCTCATATTTATCAATCTTTTGGCGTTGGGCGTATAAAGCCTTGCTATTTTCCATCAAGCGTTTAAATTCTTGCTCGACAGAAATGGACTCATTGAGTGTTTCTAACGACAAGTTTTGACTAAGTAATGACTGAACTAATTGCTTTAATTTAACGAGTTGTTCATCAGTCTCTGCTCGTTTCTTAATTAGTTCATTATTGAATAATCGTCCTTTACTTCCTATAAACGCTTCTGAAATCCCGCGTTCTTGCTGTAATGCAAAAATAAGAGATTCGAGTTTGGATGAGATATTAACAAAGTCTCTGTTCTTATTAACTTGTACTAACCTAACGTAATGATCTTGTATTTGATTGATGGTAATTAAAGTTAATGTGGCAAAAGGGACAAGCAAAAAACACAGTAATTTGGTCTTTATGTTTAATCGATTCAACTTCCATGAAATTGCTTTTAAAACACCCATTTTAAAATTATCCAATCTAAATCAAAATATCGCTATCATCCTAATAAAGGTAGACCTTAAGTATGAATATGAACATTTAATCTTTCAGGTCTGACCAGGGTGGACATTATAAAAAGATTCGTTGTCAAAAACTAACCATGTCGTGTAATTTTTTGTTCTTGAAAATAAAAAAGCTCAACAAATGCTGAGCTTTTTTACTTGCAATGTATACTTATCGACTATGCGAGCGAGTCTTGCAGCGGTGGTACCACTTGTTTTTTACGACTCATGATACCGTCAATCCACACTTTACCGTCAATAGATGCTTTGCCGTAGGCTTTTTCAGTTAAGTCATTATTATTACTTACAACAAGAACTTCAGAGCCTTCTTTCATTATGTCGGTTAATACAAGTAATACGCTGTGGTAATCACCTTCACCTTTTAGCGCAGCAATATCTGCTTGTAAATCAGCTTTCATGTCGTCGACTAAGGCTAAATCAATCAATTCTAATTGCCCGATGCCTACTTTGTTGCCGTGCATATTGAAGTCTTTATAGTCGCGCATTACTAATTCACGAATTGGTGTACCAGCGACGGCCGATTTTACTTCAAACATTTCCATGCCTAATGCTTTGTAATCTTCAATGCCTGCAATTTCAGCTAGCGCTTCAACGCATTTAATATCAGCCGTTGTACAGGTAGGTGATTTGAAAATTACCGTATCAGATAAAATGGCACACATCATTGCACCAGCGATATTCTTTGGAATCTCAACGCCATGAAAGTCATACATCATTTTGATGATGGTGTTAGTACAACCCACTGGGCGAATCCAACATTCAAGTGGTGTTGAGGTGGTAATGTCACCTAGTTTATGGTGATCAATAATGCCTAACACTGTTGTATCGTCTATATCATCTGGGCCTTGAATGCGATCAGAGTGATCGACAACGTATATGCCATCGGTATCAGCAAAGGTCATTTTAAGCTCTGGTTGTTCAAAACCGAATTTATCTAAAATGAATAACGTTTCTGGCGATAATTCACCCAAACGTGCTGGTTGAACGTCTTCACCGATAGATGTTTTAAGGTACGACAACGCAATCGCTGAACAAATTGAGTCAGAGTCAGGAACTTTATGTCCTACTGCATATGCTGGCATTGAATGGCTCTCTTTAAAGTGATTAGAATTTAATGGCCCATATTCTATCAAAAAGCACTGCTGTTCGACTAGTAAGCTTTTTAAATGAGTTAGAGCTTATCGTTTTATGGCAATGTAACGACACGATCTGCCTCAGAGCTCATCTTGCCCACTACCTATCTATCTGCGGCAACAAAAAAGGGAGCAGATGCTCCCTCAGAATTTTAATTCTTAGTGTGTTACTTATAATAGCTCAAGCATTTGTCGACTTCATTGGCTGAACCCATGATCACTTCAACACGTTGGTGAATATCGGTTGGCACTATGTCCATGATACGCTCTTTGCTAGTGACCGCTTTACCGCCCGCTTGTTCAATTAAGAAGCTCATTGGGTTGGCTTCGTACATCAAGCGCAACTTATAAGGTTTCTTGGGGTTTTTATTATCAGCAGGATAGGTAAATATGCCGCCACGGGTTAATACGCGATGAATATCACCCACCATAGCGGCAATCCAACGCATATTAAAGTACTCGCCTCGTGGGCCTGAGTCACCAGCAACTAAATCGGTAATGTAGTTTTGCATAGGTTTTTCCCAGAAACGTTGATTTGACATATTAATGGCAAATTCACGGGTATCTTTAGGTACTTGTACATTACGTTCAACTAGTAAATAACCACCGTGAGTGCGATCAAGTACGTAAAAATGAGTACCACTGCCGGTGGTCATCACCAACATAGTTGATGGACCGTATAAAACATAGCCAGCGCACACTTGTTTGTGACCGGGCTGTTTAAACTGAGCAGGATCACCCGCATCCAACTCAGGGATCGCTTCGTGAATTGAGAAAATAGTACCGATAAGTGAATTGATATCAATATTTGAACTGCCATCGAGTGGGTCGAATGATACTAGGAATTTACCATTTTCATCGCCCGCGACTGAAGTGTCTTCTTCTTCAGAAGAAATCGCTTTGGCAAAGCCCGACTCTAATACGATGTCCTTAAATAATTCATTGGCAACAACGTCTAGCTTCTTTTGAACTTCACCTTGGATATTTTCATCAAGGGTTGAGCCCATTAAACCACCTAAGTGTGCTTGGCTAACACGGAAAGAAATTTCTTTAGTTGCCGCAAGAATGGTTTTAATTAAAGAGATCAAGTCTAGTGGAACATTATCTTCACGTAACGCGGGAGCTAGTCGTTGCATTGGGGTACCTAATTCGCCTTAGAGTCAAATTCAAACGGCATATGGATTGATCCGTTTGATATAAAGTGTATATTTTATACCTTGTGTTTATCAGTTGCATTTATCGTGATTTTTATCGAACACTTGGCTTGAGCAGTAAAATGATCAAACGCGAAGAAAGTTT
This window of the Thalassotalea atypica genome carries:
- a CDS encoding DNA topoisomerase III, with the protein product MNLYIAEKPSLGRAIADALPKPHKKQQGFIQTGNGDVVTWCIGHILEQVEPDHYDEKYKKWQLEHLPIIPEQWQLKPKFKTKSQLTVVRKLVKQCHHIIHAGDPDREGQLLVDEVIDYLNVSQQKRQSMQRLLISDLNLAAVKRSLTQLKPNSDFMPLSVSALARSRADWLYGINLTRAYTIQGGKVGYQGVLSVGRVQTPVLGLVVNRGKEISAFTSKPFYEVNAEVSTVNNETFMAKWQPSEACQPYMDEEGRVLVRSLALNVIQRIEHQTATVIEVKKEQKKQNAPLTYNLSSLQIDAAKIFSMNAKLVLDVCQSLYEKHKLITYPRSDCRYLPLEHHQQAKSILSIIAQSGIAYAEGAKHADPSIKSKTFNNGKVSAHHAIVPTEKSPSNTNLNNFEKNIYGLIARQYIAQFYPAYLYNHTRISLDIAGGRFCASANVPEQLGWKSLFNTTNKKADDEVNQSLPQINKGEVVQCVKGHLLEKETQPPKAFTDATLLGAMTGINRFVTDKALKSILKDTDGLGTEATRAGIIELLFKRGFLKRQGKQIHATDVGIGLIDALPVQCTTPDMTAQWEATLNDIGEKKANYQNFMQPLSATLVELVSNASAQLPTSLKGLKSNINSTYKKRRRRKNAA
- a CDS encoding tetratricopeptide repeat protein gives rise to the protein MSKFKRLVVSTLLLLTISFGASSAMVQQCMTEVCIGYFKKIETGAHRGHADAMATLGQFYYYGYGTEVDKDRAFVYFKKSARLGNIAAQYKTGLIYLSHDEYRDLNKGARYLEKAANRDFLNSTFLLGIVYMNKSFGLYNKDKADHYLTKAFKRKHPDMPLVVDVLAESEVISSSNYPKLFKAMQHQPLIKVEGQKSKWPVDETEVITITSPSVETILDQQIMAYRRPKTSLGSRLPSASCRESVGCYTTWGVEGLDDFTFLSVH
- a CDS encoding winged helix-turn-helix domain-containing protein; protein product: MSELIALSTSTYLNSTKSMLIKIDQDVQKEQPLDNLELLVLEYLIQHKDTTVSKDALLALWPTTVVMEHSLARIISSLRKKLEDSTKSPIFIKTVQREGYRYIGDNSLIEQKKPAFSHFSKQYLWLALGALVVSLVIYFLSLVPNTSKIIDSPNYVRQIIADRQTQKQDLSINTEGTLLAYSARKLAQEDWFLRIKDLASGTTFDHIVDSKSVFAPVWLNENTLIFQQWRYDTCSYQTITFSRNDGFSLPKHIADCEPNISANTIAVLDENTVLISDSSVIDFPFSIYQLALDSAKKTMVKQSSGLGNGVYKIISSVDRNYIATLETKDWFDTTISIYSSTDFDKALWQKVLNTPLHSIALSDKYISYINEFGHLVTEAFKLGTSKNSNIAFTSKAYHPVTHGEDFYLFEGIYTASHISLTDLKSNNVISLAPLSNDSVTLTQKVDGNSFIYVSDQSGINQVWLASFDGNQVKQLTTFERSLTIKNIDYDRQNDALVIESQYGVSLYHRNANNDFIESKAIPDAQSPILHNNQLYFTRLHHRGANIFKYDINNDELSLFVKNGYQLVVDNNTYYYSKYFQAGLWQFNQIGDEHKYIDIPQIQLTLETWDVKDNLLTIIDDESFIQTNLITREVEQFDTTRCDSAQLWQPYTCLSYEHVPIANKIVKLKAHR
- a CDS encoding YeiH family protein, giving the protein MARLDISHIKTLFPGMLVASITGLSALFLSQHYGAPAMLFALLLGIALSFLYENNTCKAGIEFTASSILRIGVALLGLRIAFDDLMSLGLSTIIILISAVLSTIIIGVTLSKALGLSKRFGALTGGSVAICGASAAMAISAVLPNDKNKERDTLLTIIGITSLSTIAMVVYPILTNALGLSAHESSIFLGGTIHDVAQVVGAGYSISEQTGDLATLVKLVRVSFLMPVVLMFVLVINAKNKNDVSPVQSSGFPLFLIAFVILMLLNSFIDLPNTLTEEATTVSRFFLVISIAAIGMKTNLAQLTSVGVKPIILMILETLWIALFILAAILYL